One stretch of Patescibacteria group bacterium DNA includes these proteins:
- a CDS encoding RpiB/LacA/LacB family sugar-phosphate isomerase has product MKIFLGADHAGFRLKEEIKKYLSRAKYDVHDLGAFKLEKNDDYPAYAARVGRAARRDPASRGLVLCGNAEGVCITANKIRGVRAALGYSTYAAKTSRTDDDANVLCLAGRVLKSAEAKKITAAFLKTKFSDAKRHARRIKQIKKLEKNACLAEAPTERSERRDKGGPKIIPAILAKNAIDFAQKLRLVEGAASRVQIDVIDGKFVSPKNWADPEIIKTIPTPIKYELHLMVADPAAEIKKWKKIKNVKKVIFHIEVKRNPASIIKAIKRFGWQAGTALNPATPITRLRPVIQKINTVLFLGVTPGRSGQKFQPRILKKMRNLKKIAPRVTIQVDGGVNLKNAREILRAGADTLCAANAIYKTAKPKKIINEFKKIN; this is encoded by the coding sequence ATGAAAATTTTCCTTGGTGCCGACCACGCCGGCTTCCGCCTCAAAGAGGAGATTAAAAAATATTTATCCCGCGCCAAATACGATGTCCATGACCTCGGCGCCTTTAAGCTGGAAAAGAATGATGATTACCCCGCTTATGCCGCGCGCGTCGGCCGGGCGGCGCGCCGCGACCCCGCGTCGCGCGGCCTTGTGCTTTGCGGCAACGCCGAAGGCGTCTGCATCACGGCGAATAAAATCCGCGGCGTGCGCGCCGCCCTGGGCTATTCAACCTACGCGGCAAAAACCTCCCGTACCGACGACGACGCCAACGTGCTCTGCCTCGCCGGGCGCGTCCTGAAATCCGCGGAAGCGAAAAAAATTACGGCCGCTTTTCTCAAGACAAAATTCTCCGACGCAAAGCGCCACGCACGCCGCATTAAGCAAATTAAAAAATTAGAAAAAAATGCCTGCCTCGCCGAAGCTCCGACCGAGCGAAGCGAGCGTCGGGACAAAGGCGGGCCGAAAATAATCCCCGCTATCCTCGCGAAAAACGCGATTGATTTCGCGCAAAAGCTGCGCTTGGTTGAAGGCGCGGCTTCGCGCGTGCAGATTGACGTGATTGACGGCAAATTTGTTTCGCCAAAAAACTGGGCTGATCCGGAAATTATTAAAACCATACCCACGCCCATAAAATACGAACTCCATCTCATGGTTGCCGATCCGGCGGCGGAAATTAAAAAATGGAAAAAAATAAAAAATGTAAAAAAAGTTATTTTTCACATTGAAGTGAAACGAAATCCCGCGAGCATCATTAAAGCAATCAAGCGGTTCGGCTGGCAGGCCGGCACGGCCCTGAATCCCGCGACACCAATTACCCGCCTCCGGCCGGTTATTCAAAAAATCAACACTGTTCTTTTTCTTGGCGTCACCCCTGGCCGTTCGGGCCAAAAATTCCAGCCGCGCATTTTAAAAAAAATGCGGAACTTGAAAAAAATCGCCCCGCGGGTTACAATCCAGGTTGACGGCGGCGTAAATCTTAAAAACGCGCGCGAGATATTGAGAGCCGGCGCCGATACTCTCTGCGCCGCAAACGCGATTTACAAAACCGCTAAACCCAAAAAAATAATTAACGAATTTAAAAAAATTAATTAA